One region of Rhizoctonia solani chromosome 9, complete sequence genomic DNA includes:
- a CDS encoding Transposon Tf2-7 polyprotein, whose amino-acid sequence MSWLKLHNPTIDWPNKRITFNSQYCNNTCLSVSNSILGNVGGTSNHLEGIPEDLGGVEVIEPLEGIPRETGGTVDSPLESIPVELRNFAEVFSEDMKVTELPPHRPFDLGIDLIDPDKPVKAMVYPLKASDDEELRKLLKEQLDKGLICPSKSKYGSPVHFVNKKNGKRRMVVDYRSLNANTVKNAYPLPLIQSLIEKLRGAKYFSTIDLKSGYNLVQIKEGDEWKTAFKTKYGLFEYLVMPFGLCNAPAAFQHFMNEIFRDILDVYVVVYLDNILIFSESRESHTKHLQEVLKRLQDNACYCNLEKCNFYASEVDYLGVIANGEGVKADPKKITQAVDWATPRSVKGVQEFLGFINFYRRFIHNFSKLAQPLYQLLQKNIPWEWGERQEVSFKALKQALIESPVLIQPNPYKEFFLECDASDFATGAVLNQKGSDDKLHPVAFLSKSLAPAERNYDIFDKELLAVVRALKEWRHLLEGTVIPVKILTDHKNLEYFQTKRDLNQRQLRWMGFLADYNYRIVYRPGTQNRKADILSCCEDHKSAVKEGGETPVLISPELFIAAIQTDSDLNDLIRDALHDDKAVYKILKSLEEDIPVKGWKIDNGLLYYHDWIYVPNEPEIRKAVLESRHDNPSTGHPGQFRTLDLLSRDYYWSGMKQSVTKYVQACNSCIRSKHSNRAPEGLLQNIDLPNKPWEEIMYDLIVGLPTSEGYDAILTVVDRLSKMVHFIPTHSDATAVDVANLFVSFVWKLHGLPRKTILDQGPQFNAKFLRQVYKQLGIEPQFSTAYRPQVDGQSERLNQFVEIYLRHYINYRQTDWVASLPLAEFSYNNGKHSGSKHSPFYMCYGYNPDFTVGNTKESHVPQADDLADFLKEIQAEAKAALEIAARQNAQYYDLNRREATKLEIGDKVYLNSTNIKTSRPSHKLEHKQLGPYKVLEKIGRNSYRLDLPKSMKVHPVFNIALLHKKPVDKYNRDPVPLPPVVTADGEEEYTVERILDSKKVGQQVKYLVKWKGYGPEDNTWEPKAHLANAPEKLAKFHCEHPEAAGP is encoded by the coding sequence caccttgaaggcataccagaagacttaggaggtgttgaggtaattgaacctcttgaaggcatccctagggaaactggaggtactgtggattctccacttgaaagtatcccagtagaactgcgcaattttgcggaggtattttctgaggacatgaaggtgacggaactgccgccgcaccgtccttttgatttagggattgatttaattgatcctgataaacctgttaaggctatggtataccccttgaaggcatctgatgatgaggaacttagaaaactccttaaagaacaattggacaaaggattgatttgcccatccaagtccaaatatggttccccagttcactttgtcaacaagaaaaatgggaaaaggcgtatggttgtggattatagatccctaaatgcaaatacagtcaagaatgcgtaccctctacctctaatacagtctctcattgagaaactaaggggtgcaaaatacttttccaccattgacctgaaatctggatataacttggtccagataaaggaaggtgatgaatggaagactgcgtttaaaaccaaatatggcctgtttgaatacctagtcatgccctttgggttatgcaacgctcctgctgcatttcagcacttcatgaatgagatatttagggacatattggacgtctatgtagtagtatatctagacaacatcctaatattctcagaaagcagggaatcacacacaaaacatctccaagaggtactgaaaaggctgcaagacaatgcatgctactgtaacctggagaagtgtaatttctatgcatctgaagtagattaccttggtgtcattgccaatggtgaaggagtgaaagcagatcccaagaaaatcactcaagcggttgactgggcaacaccgcgctctgtcaaaggggttcaagagtttttgggctttataaatttctatagacgcttcatacataacttctcaaaattggcacaacccttataccaactactccaaaagaatataccttgggagtggggtgaacgccaagaagtgtcttttaaagctcttaaacaggctctaattgaatcccctgtCTTAATCCAACCcaatccatacaaggagtttttccttgagtgtgacgcctctgattttgcaacgggcgctgtccttaatcaaaagggcagtgatgataaattacacccggttgcattcctatcaaaatccctagcacctgctgaaagaaactatgatatctttgataaagagttactagcagtagtaagggctttaaaggaatggcgtcacctgctggaaggaacagtaatccctgtcaaaatactgacagaccataaaaatctggagtaTTTCCAGACAAAGagggatctgaaccaaaggcagttaaggtggatgggatttttggcagattacaactataggattgtgtataggccgggcacacagaatagaaaagcagatattctctcTTGCTgtgaagaccacaagtctgcggttaaagaggggggtgaaacccctgtgctcataagcccagagctttttattgcagctattcaaacagatagtgaccttaatgatctaataagggacgctctgcatgatgataaagctgtatacaaaatccttaaatccttggaagaggacaTACCTGTTAAAGGATGGAAGATTGATAATGGCCTACTATACTATCATGATTGGATCTATGTCCCcaatgagccagaaatcaggaaagctgtcttagaaagcaggcatgataacccttccactggacacccaggacagttcagaaccttagacctcctttcaagggattactattGGTCAGGAATGAAACAgtctgtaacaaaatatgtccaagcatgcaactcatgcatacgtagcAAACATTCCAACCgggctcctgaaggtctccttcaaaacatagatttacccaataagccttgggaggaaataatgtatgacttgattgtaggactccccacctcagaaggatatgatgcaatattgACAGTAGTGGACCGCCTATCCAAAATGGTCCATTTTATAccaacgcactctgatgccactgctgttgatgttgcaaacctctttgtatcctttgtgtggaagttacatgggttacccaggaaaaccatCTTGGACCAAGGCCCCCAATTTAATGCAAAGTTCCTAAGACAAGTCTATAAGCAGCTGGGAATAGAACCACAATTCTCCACTGCTTACAGACCtcaagttgatggacaaagtgaacgcttaaaccagtttgtggaaatCTATCTACGCCACTATATCAACTacagacaaacagactgggttgcGTCACTACCACTTGCAGAATTTTCATACAACAATGGGAAACACTCAGGCTCCAAACATTCACCCTTCTACATGTGCTATGGTTATAACCCAGATTTTACAGTTGGGaacaccaaggaaagccatgTACCTCAAGCCGATGACCTAGCAGATTTCCTGAAAGAGATCCAAGCTGAAGCTaaagctgctttagaaattgctgcaagacaaaatgCACAATACTATGATCTcaacagaagggaagcaaccaagctggaaaTTGGTGATAAAGTCTACCTGAATAGCAccaacatcaaaacttcaagaCCTTCCCATAAGCTAGAACATAAGCAATTGGGACCCTAtaaggtcttggagaaaattggcagAAACTCATATAGACTGGAtctccctaaatccatgaaagTCCACCCTGTCTTCAACATTGCTCTATTACATAAAAAACCAGTAGACAAATACAACCGTGATCCAGTCCCACTCcccccagttgtcacagctgatggagaagaggagtacaCTGTAGAAaggatcctagactccaagaaagtgggtcaacaagtcaaatacttggttaaatggaaagggtatggaccagaggataacacatgggagcccaaggcccacttagccaatgcccctgaaaaattggctaagtttcactgtgaacatccagaggcagctggaccttaa